The following coding sequences are from one Pigmentibacter ruber window:
- a CDS encoding acylneuraminate cytidylyltransferase family protein, protein MALSNKKILGIITARGGSKGLIRKNILPFGNKPLLAWTIEAAKNSKYIDRVILSTDCSEIKEVALQYSCEVPFIRPADLATDTATSADVISHVLKNIDGFDYFVLLQPTSPLRSSNDIDSCIEKCINENAPSCISVCKSDIYPQLMYSIEDKQVLKPLLSGEYQTRRQDMKNYYTLNGSVYVVNISFFKKHGILITNHSICFEMPKERSIDIDDEFDFSIAEFILNKNLMKEI, encoded by the coding sequence ATGGCATTGTCGAATAAAAAAATACTAGGAATAATTACTGCAAGAGGCGGATCTAAAGGTTTAATTAGAAAAAATATTTTACCGTTTGGGAATAAACCATTGCTTGCATGGACTATTGAAGCTGCAAAAAACTCTAAATATATAGATAGAGTTATACTATCTACGGATTGCTCTGAAATTAAAGAAGTTGCCCTTCAATATTCGTGTGAAGTTCCTTTTATAAGACCAGCAGATCTAGCAACTGATACAGCAACTAGTGCTGATGTCATTTCTCATGTATTAAAGAATATTGATGGTTTTGATTATTTTGTTTTATTGCAGCCGACATCACCTTTAAGATCTAGCAATGACATAGATTCTTGTATCGAAAAATGCATAAATGAAAACGCTCCTAGTTGTATCTCAGTTTGTAAATCTGATATTTATCCTCAGTTGATGTATTCTATAGAAGATAAGCAAGTACTAAAACCTTTACTCTCTGGAGAATATCAGACAAGAAGACAAGACATGAAAAATTATTATACTCTTAATGGATCTGTATATGTTGTAAATATATCTTTCTTTAAAAAACATGGAATACTTATAACTAATCACTCAATATGTTTTGAAATGCCAAAAGAAAGATCCATAGATATTGATGATGAGTTTGATTTTTCGATTGCCGAGTTTATTTTGAACAAAAATTTAATGAAAGAGATATAA
- the pseI gene encoding pseudaminic acid synthase, which produces MSDSFLIENRGIGSNYPPFIIAELSGNHNQSLDRALKLVAEAAKAGAHAIKLQTYTADTITLNSAKSDFMINDKASLWYGRKLYDLYDEAHTPWEWHKAIFEKCKSLGLIVFSTPFDETAVDFLESLGAPCYKIASFELVDLELIKKVAQTKKPIIMSTGMANVSEINEAISVARKFGATDIVILKCTSSYPASPINTNILTIPNMRDTFGVQVGLSDHTMGIGVSVASVALGATVIEKHFTLSRSEGGVDSAFSLEPDELQSLVIETKRAWESLGKVAYGPTESEKNSLQFRRSLYVSSNIKKGELFSKENIRIVRPGFGLEPKFIHLVLGKKAPSDLEVGTAVTWDVILG; this is translated from the coding sequence ATGTCAGACTCTTTTTTAATTGAAAATCGTGGTATAGGTTCGAATTATCCTCCATTTATTATAGCTGAATTGTCTGGTAATCATAATCAGTCTCTTGATAGAGCTTTAAAATTAGTTGCTGAGGCGGCAAAAGCTGGAGCTCATGCGATTAAGTTGCAAACTTATACAGCAGATACAATAACTTTAAATTCTGCTAAAAGTGATTTTATGATTAATGATAAAGCAAGTCTTTGGTATGGTAGAAAATTATATGACCTTTATGATGAGGCACATACACCTTGGGAGTGGCATAAAGCAATATTTGAGAAATGCAAAAGTTTAGGTCTTATTGTGTTTAGTACTCCGTTTGATGAAACAGCGGTAGATTTTTTGGAGTCCCTTGGAGCACCTTGTTATAAAATTGCATCTTTTGAATTAGTTGATTTAGAATTAATTAAAAAAGTGGCTCAAACCAAAAAGCCTATTATTATGTCAACAGGAATGGCAAACGTTTCTGAAATAAATGAAGCTATTTCAGTTGCGAGAAAATTTGGTGCAACAGATATTGTTATATTAAAATGTACAAGTAGTTATCCAGCGTCACCTATAAATACTAATATTTTAACAATTCCAAATATGCGAGATACATTTGGAGTACAAGTAGGTCTTTCTGATCATACAATGGGTATTGGAGTTTCAGTGGCTTCTGTAGCACTTGGTGCAACTGTTATCGAAAAGCATTTTACACTCTCCCGTTCTGAAGGAGGTGTTGATTCGGCTTTTTCTTTAGAACCTGATGAGTTACAATCTTTAGTAATAGAAACTAAAAGGGCATGGGAAAGTTTGGGAAAAGTTGCATATGGTCCAACAGAAAGTGAAAAAAACTCTTTGCAGTTTAGACGTTCGCTATATGTTTCTAGTAATATTAAAAAAGGAGAACTTTTCTCAAAAGAAAATATTCGTATAGTGAGACCGGGTTTTGGTCTGGAACCTAAATTTATTCATTTGGTTCTTGGCAAAAAAGCCCCTTCTGATTTAGAAGTTGGCACTGCTGTTACTTGGGATGTTATTTTGGGTTAG
- a CDS encoding acetyltransferase — protein sequence MNYSQLPVVIIGAGGHAKVVADTLQAMHCEILGYTNTINEKPLLNLEYLGSDDFIMKQNPKNILLVIGFGSVKFALERQKTYEKWKALGFNFKTLIHPSASISRYATIGEGTQVLMGVLIQACASIKDNCIINTGASIDHDCFIDNHCHIAPRVSLSGGVTISTNCHIGTGSVVIQNIHIENNVTVGAGSVVIKNIASNSMVYGVPAK from the coding sequence ATGAATTATTCTCAACTACCTGTTGTAATTATTGGGGCGGGAGGCCATGCAAAAGTCGTTGCTGACACTTTGCAAGCAATGCATTGTGAAATTCTTGGATATACAAATACTATAAATGAAAAACCGCTATTAAATTTAGAATATTTAGGCTCTGATGATTTTATTATGAAGCAGAATCCAAAGAACATCTTACTCGTAATTGGTTTTGGAAGCGTAAAATTTGCACTGGAAAGACAAAAAACTTATGAAAAATGGAAGGCTTTAGGTTTTAATTTTAAAACTCTCATTCATCCTTCCGCTTCTATTTCTCGATATGCGACAATAGGTGAAGGTACACAAGTTTTGATGGGAGTGCTTATTCAAGCTTGTGCTTCTATAAAAGACAACTGTATTATTAATACTGGCGCATCTATCGACCATGATTGTTTTATTGATAATCATTGCCATATAGCACCCAGAGTTTCTTTGTCAGGAGGTGTCACAATTTCTACTAATTGTCATATAGGTACAGGTTCAGTTGTGATCCAAAACATCCATATTGAGAATAACGTAACAGTAGGTGCAGGATCTGTAGTAATTAAAAATATTGCATCTAATTCTATGGTTTATGGTGTTCCTGCAAAATGA
- the pseH gene encoding UDP-4-amino-4,6-dideoxy-N-acetyl-beta-L-altrosamine N-acetyltransferase encodes MNLNSQEYKLIPLSENYLDIIFKWRNSPHIREKMFDNSEIKIEAHYAWFNKIQSELSPYYYIFLYKNNPAGFVSFSTVDLKNKRANWGFYIGDTALPKGVSYIMGLLAFEKAFNEHNFNKIYGEVISTNEKSIRYHLQLGFKQEGFLSEHLFRNNVFEDIIVFGFTSSMWKDNLNVVEKNLRVIFPQIFQVL; translated from the coding sequence ATGAATCTTAATTCACAAGAATATAAATTAATTCCATTAAGTGAAAATTATCTTGATATTATATTTAAATGGCGAAATTCTCCGCATATTCGAGAAAAAATGTTTGATAATTCTGAAATTAAAATAGAAGCGCATTATGCTTGGTTTAATAAAATACAATCAGAATTAAGTCCTTACTATTATATATTTCTATATAAGAATAATCCTGCTGGTTTTGTATCTTTCAGTACTGTGGATTTAAAAAATAAAAGAGCAAATTGGGGGTTTTATATTGGCGATACCGCTTTGCCTAAAGGAGTGTCTTATATTATGGGATTGTTAGCTTTTGAAAAAGCTTTTAATGAGCATAATTTCAATAAAATATATGGTGAAGTTATTTCTACTAATGAAAAAAGTATACGTTATCATTTACAATTAGGTTTTAAACAGGAAGGTTTTTTGAGTGAGCATTTGTTTAGAAATAATGTTTTTGAAGACATTATTGTCTTTGGCTTTACTTCATCAATGTGGAAAGATAATCTAAATGTTGTTGAGAAAAATCTTCGAGTTATTTTTCCTCAAATTTTTCAAGTTTTGTAA
- the pseC gene encoding UDP-4-amino-4,6-dideoxy-N-acetyl-beta-L-altrosamine transaminase: protein MEKKFLPYGKQNITQEEIESVISALTGDYITQGPLVEKFELSLAKYLGVKHAVVVSNGTAALHIASLALDLKPGDAVIVPAISFVATSNAVLYCGATPIFADVDAKTGNILIESAEEAILLALKKGLIPKAIYPVHYSGLPCSIKDLIELARKYNIKIVEDSCHALGAMYRLNSEENFKMVGSYADMSVWSFHPVKHITTGEGGAVTTNCSILASKLKMLRSHGITKNSFDFTKQNLSLDEKSAEINPWYYEMQMLGYNYRLPDILCALGIAQLKRIDLFLEKRRQLADYYFKKLSGIENIILPLNDNVTAFSSFHLFPVKIDFDKVGKTRKQIIDSLKSYGIGCQVHYIPIPWQPYYEKNTDKFMCLDITNAENFYKEELSLPMYYDLNFDDIDRIADALRYSLGS, encoded by the coding sequence ATGGAAAAAAAATTTCTACCTTATGGTAAACAAAATATTACGCAAGAAGAAATAGAATCTGTTATCTCAGCATTGACAGGAGACTATATAACCCAAGGTCCTTTAGTAGAAAAATTTGAATTATCTTTAGCAAAATACTTAGGTGTCAAACATGCTGTTGTAGTATCAAATGGGACTGCAGCCTTGCATATTGCTAGTCTAGCTTTAGATTTGAAACCGGGAGATGCTGTTATCGTTCCTGCTATTTCATTTGTAGCAACATCAAATGCAGTTTTATATTGTGGAGCTACTCCTATTTTTGCTGATGTTGATGCTAAAACTGGAAATATTTTAATAGAATCAGCGGAAGAAGCTATTTTGCTTGCTTTAAAAAAAGGTTTAATTCCTAAAGCAATTTATCCTGTTCACTATTCTGGTTTACCTTGTTCCATTAAAGATCTAATTGAGCTAGCTAGAAAATATAATATCAAAATTGTTGAAGATTCATGTCACGCATTAGGTGCAATGTATCGATTAAATTCGGAAGAAAATTTTAAAATGGTTGGTTCATATGCTGATATGAGCGTATGGAGTTTTCATCCTGTAAAACATATTACTACCGGTGAAGGAGGAGCTGTTACTACTAACTGTTCTATCCTGGCTTCAAAATTAAAGATGTTAAGATCTCATGGAATTACTAAAAATTCCTTTGATTTTACTAAACAAAATCTTTCACTAGATGAAAAGTCAGCTGAAATAAATCCCTGGTATTATGAAATGCAAATGTTAGGGTACAACTATCGTTTACCAGATATTTTATGTGCTTTAGGAATTGCGCAACTAAAAAGAATTGATTTATTTCTTGAAAAGAGAAGACAATTAGCTGATTATTATTTTAAAAAATTAAGTGGAATTGAAAATATTATACTCCCGTTGAATGATAATGTAACAGCTTTTTCAAGTTTTCATCTATTTCCAGTTAAAATCGATTTTGATAAAGTTGGTAAAACAAGAAAACAAATAATTGATTCACTTAAGAGTTATGGGATAGGGTGTCAAGTTCATTATATACCAATTCCTTGGCAACCTTATTATGAAAAAAATACAGATAAGTTTATGTGTCTAGATATAACAAATGCTGAGAACTTTTATAAAGAAGAACTTTCTTTACCGATGTATTATGATCTTAATTTTGATGATATTGATAGGATAGCTGATGCATTACGTTATTCCTTAGGAAGCTAA
- the hisF gene encoding imidazole glycerol phosphate synthase subunit HisF, whose protein sequence is MNHRIIARLDVKGPNLVKGIHLEGLRVLGDPVCFAEYYYEQGADEIIYMDVVASLYERNSLHELISKTAKKTFIPITVGGGIRSIEDIKSILRSGADKVAINTAAIKDPNLIKEASKKFGSSTIVVAIEVIKQSNGDYLAFTDNGREYTGKEAVSWAKHVEELGAGEILITSVDNEGTGTGYDNNIISLLGKSLSIPVIAHGGAGCKQHVYDCFSEGNADAIAIASLIHYESAAKLFSKYTTTSEGNIQYLKSNSVPQFISPASIPAIKEFLLNNSIQCRPYKGENR, encoded by the coding sequence ATGAATCACAGAATAATTGCTCGACTTGATGTGAAAGGACCAAATTTAGTCAAGGGAATACATTTAGAAGGACTGCGAGTACTTGGAGATCCTGTTTGTTTCGCTGAATACTATTATGAACAAGGTGCAGACGAAATAATTTATATGGATGTTGTTGCAAGTCTTTATGAAAGAAATAGCCTACATGAACTTATTTCAAAGACTGCAAAAAAAACTTTTATTCCTATTACAGTTGGTGGTGGGATTCGTTCGATTGAAGATATTAAGTCAATATTAAGATCTGGAGCTGATAAAGTTGCTATAAATACAGCAGCTATTAAGGATCCTAATCTGATAAAAGAAGCATCTAAGAAATTTGGTTCGTCTACTATTGTTGTTGCTATAGAAGTTATTAAACAATCTAATGGAGATTATTTGGCTTTTACAGATAATGGAAGAGAATATACTGGTAAAGAAGCCGTTTCATGGGCAAAACATGTAGAAGAATTAGGAGCTGGAGAAATTTTAATTACTTCTGTTGATAATGAAGGAACTGGAACAGGATATGATAACAATATTATATCCCTTCTTGGTAAGTCTCTTTCAATTCCAGTTATCGCGCATGGTGGAGCTGGTTGTAAACAACATGTTTATGATTGTTTCTCTGAAGGGAATGCGGATGCAATTGCTATTGCAAGTCTAATTCACTATGAGTCTGCTGCAAAATTATTTTCTAAATATACAACCACTTCTGAAGGTAACATTCAATATTTAAAATCTAATTCAGTACCGCAATTTATTTCTCCTGCAAGCATACCTGCTATAAAAGAATTTTTATTGAATAATTCAATTCAATGTAGGCCTTATAAAGGTGAAAATCGATGA
- a CDS encoding N-acetyl sugar amidotransferase: MNTNGKYSTKYGLPENVVFCKKCVMSNQRPASTSEFRHTTESKKVTLNIDIDGVCDACRTAEQKNIIDWDLREKELQILCDKFRKNDGSYDCVVPGSGGKDSAYAAHLLKYKYGMHPLTVTWPPIMYTEYGYQNFKNWIEIGGFDNITFKQNGKVMRLLTKLSIENLLHPFQTFILGQKNLAPKIAAKFGIPLVFYGENEAEYGNPIAENSSSLRDKSYFAMNNIDEVFLGGVSIKELKEKYEIPLADLMAYLPASIDELQNSNIEVHYLGYYKKWVPQEVYYYAVENTGFKPRPFRTQGTYSKYNSIDDKIDDLHYYTTFIKFGIGRATYDASQEIRNFHIDRKEGCALVKRFDGEFPDKYIKEILNYLEISEDRFMLLCDQARSEHLWGKLNGEWKLRHTVNFDGIND; encoded by the coding sequence ATGAATACTAATGGTAAATATTCTACTAAATATGGGTTACCAGAAAATGTTGTATTTTGTAAAAAATGCGTTATGTCAAATCAAAGGCCAGCTTCAACTTCTGAATTTCGCCATACAACTGAGAGTAAAAAAGTTACTTTAAATATTGACATAGATGGTGTTTGTGATGCTTGTAGAACTGCTGAGCAAAAAAACATAATTGATTGGGATTTAAGAGAAAAAGAATTACAAATATTATGTGATAAATTTAGAAAAAATGATGGAAGTTATGATTGTGTAGTACCTGGAAGCGGTGGTAAAGATAGTGCTTATGCTGCACATTTATTAAAATATAAATACGGTATGCATCCATTAACAGTGACTTGGCCCCCTATAATGTATACAGAATATGGTTACCAAAATTTTAAAAATTGGATTGAAATAGGTGGTTTTGACAACATAACTTTTAAACAAAATGGTAAAGTTATGCGCTTATTAACTAAGCTTTCTATCGAGAATTTATTACATCCTTTTCAAACATTTATTTTAGGACAAAAAAATTTAGCTCCAAAAATTGCTGCTAAATTTGGAATTCCTCTTGTCTTTTATGGAGAAAATGAAGCAGAATATGGTAATCCTATTGCTGAAAATTCTTCCTCTTTACGAGATAAGTCATATTTTGCCATGAATAATATAGATGAAGTTTTTCTTGGTGGCGTTTCAATTAAAGAATTGAAAGAAAAATATGAAATACCTTTAGCTGATTTAATGGCTTATTTGCCAGCTTCCATTGATGAATTGCAAAATTCTAATATAGAAGTTCATTATTTGGGTTACTATAAAAAATGGGTGCCTCAAGAAGTTTATTACTATGCAGTTGAAAATACAGGATTCAAACCACGCCCTTTCCGCACTCAGGGAACTTATAGTAAATACAATAGTATTGATGATAAAATTGATGATCTTCACTATTATACAACCTTTATCAAGTTTGGAATAGGAAGAGCAACTTATGATGCATCTCAAGAAATTAGAAATTTTCATATCGATAGAAAAGAAGGTTGCGCTCTTGTAAAACGCTTTGATGGTGAATTCCCTGATAAATATATAAAAGAAATATTAAATTATTTAGAGATATCTGAAGATAGGTTTATGTTACTATGTGATCAGGCAAGATCAGAACATTTATGGGGAAAATTGAATGGTGAATGGAAACTGCGCCATACTGTTAACTTTGACGGGATTAATGATTGA
- the neuB gene encoding N-acetylneuraminate synthase: MRSDKVIVIAEAGVNHNGSVEQAMKLIDVAAEAGANIVKFQTFSAKNLVIKSAKKADYQIRNIGNSDTQYEMLKQLELTYNQFYILKQHCIDRNIEFLSTPFDDESLYFLVHNLNINYIKVPSGEITNYPFLLKMAKMGLPLIVSTGMTSLSEIELALAVIAFGLLDKKEKPSIENFMDAYYSEEGQNTLIKNVTLLHCTSEYPVPFDEVNLNTIKTLNASFNLNVGLSDHSEGIAVPIAATALGATIIEKHFTLDKNLPGPDHKASLNPNELKEMIKCIRQVEKSLGHGRKVPALSELKNRKIVRKVLVASRQITKGESFTEQNVSMKRAGFGMSPLKYWDVIGSHAKKDFNEDEIIE; this comes from the coding sequence ATGAGAAGTGATAAAGTCATAGTCATAGCTGAAGCAGGTGTAAATCATAACGGATCTGTAGAACAAGCAATGAAATTAATAGATGTTGCTGCAGAAGCAGGAGCCAATATCGTTAAATTTCAAACATTTTCAGCTAAAAACTTAGTAATTAAATCTGCTAAAAAAGCTGATTACCAGATAAGAAATATTGGAAATTCAGATACTCAGTATGAAATGCTAAAGCAATTAGAACTGACTTACAATCAATTTTATATATTAAAACAACATTGTATTGATAGAAATATAGAGTTTTTATCTACTCCATTTGATGATGAAAGTCTTTATTTTCTTGTGCATAATTTAAATATAAATTATATAAAAGTTCCATCCGGTGAAATTACAAATTATCCATTTCTTCTAAAAATGGCAAAAATGGGATTACCTCTAATAGTTTCAACAGGTATGACATCTTTAAGTGAAATTGAATTGGCTTTAGCAGTTATTGCTTTTGGACTATTAGATAAAAAAGAGAAGCCTTCAATAGAAAATTTTATGGATGCCTATTATTCTGAAGAAGGGCAAAATACTCTAATTAAAAATGTTACTTTATTACATTGTACTTCTGAATATCCAGTTCCTTTCGATGAGGTTAATTTAAACACAATTAAAACTTTAAACGCTTCATTTAACTTAAATGTGGGTTTGTCAGATCATTCAGAGGGTATCGCAGTTCCTATAGCAGCTACAGCTTTGGGTGCTACAATTATTGAAAAGCATTTTACCTTAGATAAAAATTTGCCGGGTCCAGATCATAAGGCTTCACTTAATCCTAATGAATTAAAAGAGATGATAAAATGTATTCGCCAAGTTGAAAAATCTCTAGGACATGGAAGAAAAGTCCCTGCTCTATCTGAATTAAAGAATAGGAAAATTGTAAGGAAAGTTCTAGTTGCTTCTAGACAAATAACAAAAGGTGAATCTTTTACAGAACAAAATGTAAGTATGAAAAGAGCTGGTTTCGGAATGTCACCTCTAAAATATTGGGATGTTATTGGTAGTCACGCTAAGAAAGATTTTAATGAAGATGAAATTATTGAATAA
- the pseG gene encoding UDP-2,4-diacetamido-2,4,6-trideoxy-beta-L-altropyranose hydrolase translates to MTLKIVIRVDGSDTIGSGHFARCLVLANEFRNKGCSVEFISFKHKNNLNFLPSDASFKVHNIQSNDNIWNWKEDINWIKSNFLNLTYDLLIIDHYGIDIKWEDNVKFLAKKIFVIDDLADRQHICDYLLDQNLVENFETRYKNIIPNYAMQFLGPKFALLRDEFLSSNIEIKRERNIVKNILITFGGGDASFVIIKVLKALNELNYAIDRINLVISKNTSNLDNIKNLCKFNTELHIDCKNISSLMQEADLCIGAGGITNWERCYLSLPSVIISLADNQVPIAQYLNAKGIVKYLGSAYSITEIEIIKCLAEIFSSDCILSKMSLNASKVINPKNFLGSRFICDKILETI, encoded by the coding sequence ATGACTTTGAAAATAGTAATCAGAGTAGATGGATCAGATACTATAGGAAGTGGGCATTTTGCACGTTGTTTAGTCCTTGCAAATGAATTTAGAAATAAAGGCTGTAGTGTCGAATTTATATCATTTAAGCATAAAAATAATTTAAATTTTCTTCCAAGTGATGCTTCCTTTAAAGTTCATAATATACAAAGTAATGATAATATTTGGAATTGGAAAGAAGATATTAATTGGATTAAATCAAATTTTTTAAATTTAACATATGATCTATTGATTATAGATCATTATGGTATTGATATTAAATGGGAAGATAATGTAAAATTTTTAGCTAAAAAAATATTTGTGATTGATGATTTAGCCGACAGACAACATATATGTGATTATTTATTAGATCAAAATTTGGTTGAAAATTTTGAAACTAGATATAAAAATATTATACCAAATTACGCCATGCAATTTCTAGGGCCTAAATTTGCATTATTGAGAGATGAATTTTTATCGAGTAATATAGAGATAAAAAGAGAAAGAAATATTGTGAAAAATATTCTTATTACTTTTGGTGGTGGGGATGCTTCATTTGTAATAATTAAGGTATTAAAAGCATTAAATGAATTGAATTATGCTATTGATAGGATTAATTTAGTTATAAGTAAAAATACTTCTAATCTAGATAATATTAAAAATTTATGTAAATTCAATACAGAATTACATATCGATTGTAAAAATATATCATCTCTTATGCAAGAAGCTGATTTGTGTATTGGAGCTGGTGGTATAACAAATTGGGAAAGATGTTATCTATCTTTACCTTCTGTAATTATTTCCTTAGCAGATAATCAAGTTCCAATAGCTCAATATTTGAATGCAAAAGGTATTGTAAAGTATCTTGGTAGTGCTTATAGTATTACAGAAATTGAAATAATAAAATGTTTAGCTGAAATATTTTCATCTGATTGTATTTTATCGAAAATGTCTCTTAATGCTTCCAAAGTAATAAATCCTAAAAATTTTTTAGGCTCGAGATTTATATGTGATAAAATTCTTGAGACAATATAG
- the pseB gene encoding UDP-N-acetylglucosamine 4,6-dehydratase (inverting) has product MFNNKSILITGGTGSFGKRFVRKILKDYKPNKVIIFSRDELKQYEMAKVFSQDKYSCMRYFIGDVRDHSRLSRALVGVDYVIHAAALKHVPAAEYNPFEYIKTNVIGAQNIIEACIDQKVKKVVALSTDKAANPINLYGATKLCSDKLFVAGNSYSGHSGTQFSVVRYGNVIGSRGSVIPFFLNIKSDGIIPITDERMTRFWISLDQGIDLVLKAFSVDYGGGIFVPKIPSMKVIDVAKVLAPECEIKIIGIRPGEKLHECMIGEDDSPYTFEYDDHFIIQPAIHNWYLEPTRFGNGKKVQDGFSYSSDKNTQLLNSKELLSILQKYTLNNSELVFLDEVEERSTVPLNMTSILKNEIPLQMK; this is encoded by the coding sequence ATGTTTAATAATAAAAGTATACTTATTACTGGTGGAACGGGTAGTTTTGGCAAACGTTTTGTAAGAAAAATTTTAAAAGATTATAAGCCTAATAAAGTCATTATTTTTAGTCGGGATGAACTAAAACAGTATGAAATGGCAAAAGTTTTTTCTCAAGATAAATATTCTTGTATGCGATATTTTATTGGTGATGTAAGGGATCATTCAAGATTAAGTAGAGCTTTGGTTGGCGTAGATTATGTTATTCATGCAGCCGCCCTTAAACATGTTCCTGCTGCAGAGTACAATCCATTTGAATATATCAAAACAAATGTAATAGGTGCGCAAAATATAATTGAAGCTTGCATAGATCAAAAAGTAAAAAAAGTAGTTGCTCTATCAACTGATAAAGCTGCTAACCCTATAAATCTTTATGGAGCTACTAAACTTTGTTCTGATAAACTATTTGTCGCAGGTAATTCTTACTCAGGGCATTCAGGAACTCAGTTTTCCGTAGTAAGATACGGTAATGTTATTGGTTCTAGAGGTAGTGTTATCCCATTTTTTCTAAATATTAAGAGTGATGGTATTATTCCAATAACTGATGAAAGAATGACTCGTTTCTGGATAAGTTTAGATCAAGGAATAGATCTTGTTTTAAAAGCTTTTAGTGTTGATTATGGAGGAGGTATTTTTGTACCAAAAATACCAAGCATGAAAGTTATAGATGTCGCCAAAGTTTTAGCTCCAGAATGTGAAATAAAAATCATTGGAATCCGTCCTGGAGAAAAACTTCATGAATGCATGATTGGAGAGGATGACTCTCCGTATACTTTTGAATATGATGATCATTTTATAATTCAACCAGCTATTCATAATTGGTATCTTGAACCTACAAGATTTGGTAATGGTAAGAAAGTTCAAGATGGGTTTAGTTATTCATCTGATAAAAATACTCAACTTTTAAATTCCAAAGAATTACTTAGTATTCTTCAAAAATATACGCTCAATAATTCTGAACTTGTTTTTTTAGATGAAGTTGAAGAGCGTTCAACTGTTCCTTTAAACATGACGAGTATTTTAAAAAATGAAATTCCCCTTCAAATGAAATAA
- the hisH gene encoding imidazole glycerol phosphate synthase subunit HisH, translating into MSKKIVILDYGIGNLQSVAQVFAHLNSPALISSNRKEIISADALVLPGVGAFGHAMHNLKELNLDKTILEFVQTGRPLMGICLGFQLLFSESEEFGNHKGLDLIKGKVIKFKKNNGLNAEMKVPQVGWNKIYKPLIGNDNWHISPLKEIENMDYMYFVHSYYVEPEVTNEILTLTQYEGIEYCSSILKNNIFAVQFHPEKSAQQGISIYKNWIEMI; encoded by the coding sequence ATGAGTAAAAAAATAGTAATTTTAGATTATGGTATTGGTAATTTGCAAAGCGTAGCTCAAGTTTTTGCTCATTTAAATAGTCCAGCTTTGATTTCTTCTAATAGAAAAGAAATTATTTCAGCAGATGCTTTAGTTCTGCCTGGTGTTGGTGCTTTTGGTCATGCTATGCATAATTTAAAGGAATTAAATCTTGATAAGACTATTTTAGAATTTGTGCAAACAGGCAGACCTTTAATGGGAATTTGTTTAGGGTTTCAATTACTATTTTCTGAAAGTGAAGAGTTTGGAAATCATAAAGGTCTTGATTTGATTAAAGGTAAAGTTATTAAATTTAAAAAAAATAACGGTTTAAATGCTGAAATGAAGGTACCTCAGGTTGGTTGGAATAAAATTTATAAACCATTAATTGGTAATGATAATTGGCATATATCTCCATTAAAAGAAATAGAAAATATGGACTACATGTATTTTGTTCATTCCTATTATGTTGAACCAGAAGTAACAAATGAGATATTAACTTTAACACAATACGAAGGGATAGAGTATTGTTCTTCAATTTTAAAAAATAATATTTTTGCAGTTCAATTTCATCCTGAAAAAAGCGCTCAGCAAGGAATAAGTATTTATAAAAATTGGATAGAAATGATATAA